A DNA window from Providencia huaxiensis contains the following coding sequences:
- the rplM gene encoding 50S ribosomal protein L13: MKTFTAKPETVKRDWYVVDADGKTLGRLATEIASRLRGKHKAEYTPHVDTGDYIIVLNAEKIAVTGNKREDKIYYRHTGHVGGIKQATFEEMIARSPERVLEIAVKGMLPKGPLGRAMYRKLKVYAGNEHNHAAQQPQVLDI; the protein is encoded by the coding sequence ATGAAAACTTTTACAGCTAAACCAGAGACCGTAAAACGCGACTGGTACGTTGTTGATGCAGATGGCAAAACTTTAGGCCGTCTTGCAACTGAAATTGCTAGCCGTCTGCGCGGTAAGCATAAAGCGGAATACACTCCGCACGTGGATACTGGTGATTACATCATCGTTCTGAATGCAGAAAAAATTGCTGTTACCGGCAATAAACGCGAAGACAAAATCTACTATCGCCACACTGGCCATGTAGGTGGAATCAAGCAAGCAACTTTCGAAGAAATGATTGCTCGCAGTCCTGAGCGTGTGCTTGAAATCGCGGTTAAAGGCATGTTGCCAAAAGGACCTCTGGGTCGTGCAATGTACCGTAAACTGAAAGTTTACGCAGGTAATGAGCACAACCACGCGGCTCAACAACCGCAAGTTCTTGACATTTAA
- the sspB gene encoding ClpXP protease specificity-enhancing factor, protein MEMTAMSPRRPYLLRAHYEWLLDNDMTPHLVVDVTVPAVNVPMEFARDGQIVLNVAPRAVGNFEITNDEVRFNARFGGIPRQVYVPMAAIMAVYARENGAGMMFEPEAAYDAELSAGFEHVEEPEDNITLVHEAESVDEKSHEPSGDEPPRPPKGRPSLRVVK, encoded by the coding sequence ATGGAAATGACAGCAATGTCACCACGTCGCCCTTATTTGTTACGTGCCCACTATGAGTGGTTGCTTGATAACGATATGACTCCGCATTTGGTGGTTGATGTCACCGTTCCTGCTGTTAACGTTCCTATGGAATTTGCCCGTGATGGGCAAATTGTGTTGAATGTTGCGCCAAGAGCTGTTGGTAATTTTGAAATAACCAATGATGAAGTGCGTTTTAATGCTCGTTTTGGTGGAATACCTCGCCAAGTTTATGTCCCTATGGCCGCAATTATGGCGGTATATGCACGTGAAAATGGGGCTGGAATGATGTTTGAGCCTGAAGCTGCTTATGATGCAGAGTTATCAGCAGGTTTTGAACACGTTGAAGAACCTGAAGACAACATTACTCTAGTTCATGAAGCTGAATCTGTGGATGAAAAGTCACATGAGCCATCAGGGGATGAACCACCACGACCACCAAAAGGTAGGCCTTCTTTAAGGGTTGTTAAATAA
- the sspA gene encoding stringent starvation protein SspA encodes MAVAPNKRSVMTLFSGPTDIFSHQVRIVLAEKGVSVEIEHVEPGHLPQDLIDLNPYQSVPTLVDRDLTLYDPHIIMEYLDERFPHPPLMPVYPVARGTSRQLMHRIQNDWYSLMSKIENGSAQEAANARRQLSEELIAVSPVFAEMEFFMSEEFSLVDCYLAPLLWRLPVLGIELNPSSSKYLQLYMQRVFARDAFLASLTESEREMRLSTRG; translated from the coding sequence ATGGCTGTCGCTCCTAATAAACGTTCGGTAATGACATTGTTCTCTGGCCCTACTGACATTTTTAGCCATCAGGTACGTATCGTGCTGGCTGAAAAAGGGGTAAGTGTTGAAATTGAACATGTCGAACCCGGTCATCTGCCTCAAGATCTGATCGATCTCAACCCATATCAGAGCGTTCCAACATTAGTTGACCGTGACCTGACTCTCTATGACCCACACATTATCATGGAATACCTTGATGAGCGTTTTCCTCATCCGCCATTAATGCCAGTTTACCCTGTTGCGCGTGGTACTAGCCGTCAATTGATGCACCGCATTCAAAATGATTGGTATTCATTAATGAGTAAAATAGAGAACGGCAGTGCGCAAGAAGCCGCAAATGCTCGTCGTCAGCTGTCTGAAGAGTTGATCGCTGTTTCTCCTGTTTTTGCTGAAATGGAATTCTTTATGAGTGAAGAATTCAGTCTCGTAGATTGCTATTTAGCACCATTATTATGGCGTTTACCTGTTCTTGGTATTGAATTGAACCCATCTAGCAGCAAATACTTGCAGTTATATATGCAACGTGTGTTTGCACGTGACGCATTCTTAGCATCGTTGACTGAATCTGAGCGCGAAATGCGTTTGTCTACAAGAGGCTAA
- the zapG gene encoding Z-ring associated protein ZapG codes for MTWEYALIGLIVGFIIGALVVRYGNPKLRQQKTAQAELDKKSTELEEYRKELVSHFARSAELLDKMARDYRQLYQHMAQSSSELMPDMPAQDNPFNYRLTESEADNDQAPVKMPPRDYSDGASGLFRPIEEKEK; via the coding sequence ATGACCTGGGAGTATGCATTAATCGGATTGATTGTGGGTTTTATCATCGGTGCATTAGTTGTGCGCTATGGCAACCCAAAGCTTCGCCAACAAAAAACAGCGCAAGCTGAGCTAGACAAAAAAAGTACTGAACTCGAAGAGTACCGTAAAGAACTTGTTAGTCATTTTGCTCGTAGCGCAGAATTATTGGATAAAATGGCGCGTGACTACCGTCAGCTATATCAACACATGGCACAAAGTTCATCTGAATTAATGCCTGATATGCCAGCACAAGACAACCCATTTAACTATCGTTTAACCGAATCTGAAGCGGATAACGACCAAGCACCAGTTAAAATGCCACCAAGAGATTACTCAGATGGTGCTTCGGGTCTTTTCCGTCCTATCGAAGAGAAAGAAAAGTAA
- a CDS encoding FAD-dependent oxidoreductase: protein MSSNIFGHQRREPLKKALAIRKIAFTEIYESDNTVDVQQQASRCLSCGSPFCEWKCPLHNPISKWLKLAAEGKIIEAAELSHHTNSLPEICGRVCPQEKLCELACVLHDTTGSITIGHIERYVNDTAFEMGWRPTSSPIRSVNKCVAIVGAGPAGLSCADVLIRNGVNVVVFDKHPEIGGLLTFGIPSFKLEKKLMVQRREIFTEMGIQFQLNTEVGTDISLDELLCTYDAIFIGTGTYQAIRGNVPKKPIQGVFESLPYLIANTRHLMQLPTPNDEPYINLHSKSVIVLGGGDTAMDCVRSAIRQGAKQVSCLYRRDEQSLPASRKEVVNALDEGAQFHFNLQVTQFVVNEQQQLTGVYATRTQNGKLENGRYQLELIDDSTFFIEADAVIVAYGFAPHDQVWLNNALIKRDKYGHILANRNSPIPFQTSHEKVFAGGDIIRGSDLVVTAIDDGRNAAEGILLFLGV, encoded by the coding sequence ATGAGTTCGAATATTTTCGGTCACCAACGTCGCGAACCGCTCAAAAAAGCGCTGGCAATCCGCAAAATAGCGTTTACTGAAATCTATGAGTCCGATAATACCGTTGATGTACAACAGCAAGCGAGCCGCTGCCTCTCTTGTGGTAGCCCTTTTTGTGAATGGAAGTGCCCGTTACATAACCCAATATCAAAGTGGCTCAAACTTGCTGCTGAAGGAAAAATAATTGAAGCGGCTGAATTATCTCATCATACCAATAGCTTACCTGAGATCTGTGGGCGCGTTTGCCCACAAGAAAAACTCTGCGAATTAGCATGTGTACTTCATGATACAACAGGTTCTATCACTATCGGTCATATTGAACGATATGTTAATGATACCGCCTTTGAGATGGGATGGCGTCCAACCTCTTCCCCTATTCGCTCTGTAAACAAATGTGTCGCCATTGTTGGTGCAGGCCCTGCAGGCCTTTCTTGCGCTGATGTACTTATTCGAAATGGTGTAAATGTCGTCGTTTTTGATAAACACCCTGAGATAGGGGGATTACTAACTTTTGGCATTCCCTCATTTAAGTTAGAAAAGAAATTAATGGTCCAAAGACGAGAAATATTTACAGAAATGGGCATTCAGTTTCAATTGAATACCGAGGTGGGTACAGATATCTCTCTAGATGAGCTTCTTTGCACTTATGACGCTATTTTTATTGGTACTGGTACTTACCAAGCAATTCGAGGCAACGTGCCTAAAAAACCGATTCAAGGCGTTTTTGAATCACTCCCCTACCTAATCGCAAATACGCGCCATTTAATGCAACTTCCTACTCCTAATGATGAACCCTATATCAATTTACACTCAAAAAGCGTTATCGTATTAGGAGGTGGAGATACCGCGATGGATTGTGTTCGTAGCGCTATTCGCCAAGGAGCGAAGCAAGTTAGTTGTCTCTATCGTAGAGATGAACAAAGTCTGCCAGCCTCACGAAAAGAAGTCGTCAATGCATTAGATGAAGGCGCTCAGTTCCACTTTAATTTGCAAGTCACTCAGTTTGTCGTTAATGAGCAACAACAGCTTACAGGGGTTTACGCCACTCGCACACAAAATGGCAAATTAGAAAATGGCCGCTATCAATTAGAACTCATTGATGATTCAACATTTTTTATCGAAGCCGATGCCGTAATTGTGGCTTATGGATTTGCACCTCATGACCAAGTTTGGTTGAATAACGCGTTAATCAAGCGTGATAAGTATGGTCATATTTTAGCAAACCGTAATAGTCCCATCCCTTTTCAAACTTCACATGAAAAAGTGTTTGCTGGTGGAGATATAATAAGAGGTTCAGATCTTGTTGTGACTGCGATTGATGATGGGCGTAATGCTGCTGAAGGTATTTTGTTATTTCTAGGGGTTTAG
- the rpsI gene encoding 30S ribosomal protein S9 has translation MAENQYYGTGRRKSSSARVFIKPGSGNITINQRTLEQYFGRETARMVVRQPLELVEMLEKLDLYITVKGGGISGQAGAIRHGITRALMAYDETLRSDLRKAGFVTRDARSVERKKVGLRKARRRPQFSKR, from the coding sequence ATGGCTGAAAATCAATACTACGGCACTGGTCGCCGCAAAAGCTCATCTGCTCGTGTCTTTATTAAGCCGGGTAGCGGTAACATCACAATCAATCAACGTACACTGGAACAATACTTTGGTCGCGAAACTGCGCGCATGGTAGTTCGTCAGCCGTTAGAATTGGTTGAAATGTTGGAAAAATTGGATCTGTACATCACTGTTAAAGGTGGTGGTATTTCAGGTCAGGCAGGCGCAATCCGTCACGGTATTACACGTGCACTGATGGCTTATGATGAGACTCTTCGTTCTGATCTGCGTAAAGCTGGTTTCGTTACCCGTGATGCGCGTTCTGTTGAACGTAAAAAAGTGGGTCTGCGCAAAGCACGTCGTCGTCCACAGTTCTCCAAACGTTAA
- the zapE gene encoding cell division protein ZapE: MSPMTPTMRYQQALADGNYQPDDVQRLAVERLDKIYQQLVNATSSTLQDKPSGLKQRFSRLLGKTSTAPIIPVQGLYMWGGVGRGKTWLMDMFYESLPGTRKLRLHFHRFMKKVQEDLMALQGQENPLDIIADEFKKQTDVLCFDEFFVSDITDAMILGTLLEGLFARGITLVATSNIIPDNLYRNGLQRARFLPAIEQIKKYCDVMNVDAGIDYRLRTLTQAHLFLSPINSQNRQHLDEVFIKLAGKKGEQHPVLEVNHRKMQAIHAAEGVLAIEFKVLCEEPRSQNDYIYLSNCYHTVLLYNVPVMGTTDENPARRFLALIDEFYERKVKLVINAEVPMESLYQGKLLAFEYQRCLSRLQEMQSEEYLKIPHLT, from the coding sequence ATGTCGCCGATGACCCCTACAATGCGTTATCAACAAGCGCTTGCTGATGGTAACTATCAGCCAGATGACGTCCAAAGGCTCGCTGTGGAACGCTTGGATAAAATATATCAGCAGCTTGTTAATGCAACTTCTTCCACTTTACAAGATAAGCCTTCAGGTTTAAAGCAACGCTTTAGTCGTCTTTTAGGTAAAACGTCAACAGCACCGATTATTCCGGTGCAAGGGCTCTATATGTGGGGCGGGGTAGGGCGTGGGAAAACATGGCTAATGGATATGTTTTACGAAAGTTTACCAGGTACTCGTAAACTTCGCTTACATTTTCATCGCTTCATGAAAAAAGTACAAGAAGATTTGATGGCATTGCAAGGGCAAGAGAACCCGCTAGATATTATTGCGGATGAGTTTAAAAAACAAACAGATGTGTTGTGTTTTGATGAGTTTTTTGTGTCAGACATTACCGACGCTATGATCCTTGGCACTTTGCTTGAAGGGCTCTTTGCTCGAGGCATTACACTGGTCGCTACCTCAAATATCATCCCTGATAATCTCTATCGTAACGGTTTGCAGCGAGCGCGTTTCCTGCCTGCTATTGAGCAAATTAAAAAATACTGTGATGTGATGAATGTCGATGCAGGCATTGATTACCGCTTAAGGACTTTAACTCAAGCACATCTTTTTTTATCCCCGATTAATTCTCAAAACCGCCAGCATTTGGATGAGGTTTTCATTAAATTGGCAGGTAAGAAAGGAGAACAACATCCCGTCTTAGAGGTTAACCATCGTAAGATGCAAGCTATTCATGCAGCGGAAGGGGTGTTAGCCATCGAGTTTAAAGTGTTGTGTGAAGAGCCTCGTAGTCAAAATGATTATATTTACCTATCAAATTGCTACCACACCGTGTTGTTGTACAATGTGCCCGTGATGGGAACAACAGATGAAAACCCAGCACGTCGTTTTTTGGCATTAATTGATGAGTTTTACGAACGAAAAGTTAAATTGGTTATTAATGCGGAAGTGCCAATGGAATCGCTGTATCAAGGGAAACTTTTGGCTTTCGAGTACCAGCGTTGCTTGTCTCGATTACAAGAAATGCAAAGTGAAGAGTACTTGAAAATACCGCATTTAACTTAA
- the dolP gene encoding division/outer membrane stress-associated lipid-binding lipoprotein, with amino-acid sequence MRLIPIFAIVISTVLLQGCIGAAVVGSAAVATKSATDPRTVGQQVDDGTLEARVSGQLNKDKDITGKARIIATAYKGNVLLTGQSPDMAWAERAKQIASNVDGTIAVYNEVRSGEPVDLGTASKDTWLTTKVKSKILASDSVKSGSVKVITENGEVFLLGVLTRQEGDAAAKIASETDGVRRVTTAFTYLN; translated from the coding sequence ATGCGATTAATACCAATTTTTGCCATAGTCATCAGTACTGTTCTATTACAAGGCTGTATAGGGGCTGCCGTCGTAGGTTCTGCGGCCGTTGCAACGAAAAGTGCCACAGACCCTCGTACAGTTGGTCAACAAGTTGACGATGGGACCTTAGAAGCTAGGGTTAGTGGACAACTGAATAAAGATAAGGATATCACAGGTAAGGCTCGTATCATTGCGACCGCTTATAAAGGTAATGTGCTGTTAACTGGCCAAAGCCCTGATATGGCTTGGGCTGAACGAGCAAAACAAATAGCCTCTAACGTTGATGGCACCATCGCAGTTTATAATGAAGTCCGTAGTGGAGAGCCCGTTGATTTGGGAACTGCTTCAAAAGACACTTGGTTAACAACCAAAGTGAAATCTAAAATCCTTGCTAGTGATAGTGTTAAATCTGGTAGTGTAAAAGTTATTACTGAAAATGGTGAGGTTTTCTTGCTAGGTGTTTTAACAAGGCAAGAAGGTGATGCGGCGGCTAAAATCGCCAGTGAAACAGATGGTGTTCGTCGAGTAACGACTGCTTTCACTTATCTTAATTAA
- the mtgA gene encoding monofunctional biosynthetic peptidoglycan transglycosylase, which translates to MRTIVSKLWHWLKKITFSLLVVWICSVVLFKYIPVPFSAVMIERQITAWVNLNFSYVSRSEWVDENHISPYVYLAVIAAEDQNFPHHWGFDLDAIERAYKHNLSNKQTIRGASTISQQTVKNLWLWDGRSWLRKGLETVMTPIMELLWSKQRVLTVYLNIVEFGDGVFGVEEAANKFFNKPASKLSMSEAALLAAVLPNPHRYSVKNPSSYVLKRQAWILNQMHLLGGKNYLKINQLMDE; encoded by the coding sequence ATGCGAACTATTGTTTCTAAATTATGGCACTGGTTAAAGAAGATCACATTTTCATTACTTGTGGTGTGGATTTGTTCAGTCGTTTTATTTAAATACATACCAGTGCCTTTTTCTGCGGTGATGATCGAACGACAAATTACCGCATGGGTAAACTTAAATTTTTCTTACGTATCTCGTTCTGAATGGGTAGACGAAAATCACATTTCTCCGTATGTTTATTTAGCGGTAATTGCTGCGGAAGATCAAAATTTTCCTCATCACTGGGGTTTCGACCTTGATGCAATCGAGCGTGCTTACAAACACAACTTGAGCAATAAACAAACAATTAGAGGGGCTTCAACTATCTCCCAGCAAACAGTAAAAAACTTGTGGTTATGGGATGGGAGAAGCTGGCTAAGAAAGGGCCTAGAGACAGTAATGACTCCTATTATGGAGCTGTTGTGGTCAAAGCAAAGGGTTTTGACTGTTTATCTTAATATAGTTGAGTTTGGTGATGGGGTTTTTGGGGTTGAAGAGGCTGCAAATAAATTCTTTAATAAGCCTGCTAGCAAGCTCTCAATGAGTGAGGCTGCGCTATTAGCTGCGGTTCTTCCTAATCCTCATAGATATAGCGTAAAAAACCCATCCTCTTACGTCCTCAAAAGGCAAGCTTGGATCTTGAATCAAATGCACTTATTAGGAGGTAAGAATTATCTGAAAATAAACCAGTTGATGGATGAATAA
- the arcB gene encoding aerobic respiration two-component sensor histidine kinase ArcB, producing MKVLRGLAQYYVDLMMKLGLVRFSLLLAAALVVLAMIMQMAVTIVLRGHVDSLDMVGSIFFGLIITPLAVYFLSVVVEQLEESRQRLSRMVDKLEVMRKRDADLNIQLQGNIEQLNLEILEREKAERAHLELLEQLKQEMKYREQTQIELEQQSVLLRSFLDASPDLVYYRNENNEFSGCNRAMELLTGKSEKHLVGLTPLDIYDVEIASKVMETDEKVFRHNVSLTYEQWLVYPDGRKACFELRKVPFYDRVGKRHGLMGFGRDITERKRYQEALENASREKTTFISTISHELRTPLNGIVGLSRILLDTDLTSEQSSYLKTIHVSAVTLGNIFNDIIEMDKIERRKVQLDNQPITLSEFVNDLENLSGLLVQPKGLKFVMDVAPALPKTVLTDGTRLRQVLWNLIGNAVKFTQKGEVKLSIWQEAENKLFFRVQDSGIGIPKDELDKIFAMYYQVTDSAGGKPATGTGIGLSVSRRLAQNMGGDIQVESEIGQGSTFTLSITAPVVENNVIEQQDPEDDYPLPALHILLVEDIELNIVVACSVLENLGNTVDVAMNGKDALEMFAPGEYDLVLLDIQLPDMTGLDISRQLKQQYDKQDLPPLIALTANVLKDKKEYFDAGMDGVLSKPLSVPALTQVIEQFWGEQSVQPEEASNDREASSVDESILDCDMLEQYIELVGPKLIYDGLDVFEKMLPGYLAILDSNMVAKDQKGIVEEAHKIKGAAGSVGLKNLQKIAQQIQSPELPAWWDNVQEWVDELKQDWKADIETLRNWVDERTKK from the coding sequence ATGAAAGTACTTCGCGGCCTGGCGCAATACTATGTCGATTTAATGATGAAGCTCGGTCTAGTGCGTTTTTCTCTGTTACTTGCAGCTGCATTGGTTGTTCTCGCCATGATAATGCAAATGGCAGTGACAATTGTTTTAAGAGGGCATGTTGATAGCCTCGACATGGTGGGGTCAATTTTCTTTGGGTTAATCATTACTCCATTGGCCGTCTATTTTTTGTCGGTGGTGGTTGAGCAACTTGAAGAGTCTCGGCAGCGTTTATCACGAATGGTTGATAAACTTGAAGTTATGCGAAAGCGTGATGCGGATTTAAACATTCAATTGCAGGGAAATATTGAACAACTTAACCTTGAGATTCTCGAACGAGAAAAAGCCGAGCGCGCTCACTTAGAGCTCCTTGAGCAATTAAAACAAGAAATGAAATACCGTGAGCAGACACAGATTGAACTTGAGCAGCAATCTGTATTACTTCGTTCATTCTTAGATGCTTCTCCTGACTTAGTCTATTACCGCAATGAAAATAATGAGTTTTCGGGATGTAACCGAGCAATGGAACTGTTGACTGGGAAAAGTGAAAAACACTTAGTTGGGTTAACGCCATTAGATATTTATGATGTTGAAATTGCCTCCAAGGTTATGGAAACCGATGAAAAAGTTTTTCGTCATAATGTTTCTCTCACTTATGAACAATGGCTGGTATATCCAGATGGCCGTAAAGCCTGTTTTGAGCTCCGTAAAGTGCCTTTTTATGACCGAGTTGGCAAACGACATGGCCTGATGGGCTTTGGGCGTGACATAACGGAGCGTAAACGCTATCAGGAAGCGTTAGAGAACGCGAGTAGGGAGAAAACCACCTTTATTTCTACAATCAGCCACGAGCTTCGTACACCCCTTAACGGCATTGTTGGTTTGAGTCGAATTTTATTAGACACCGATTTAACTTCGGAACAATCTAGCTATTTAAAAACTATTCATGTTAGTGCCGTCACTTTGGGTAATATATTCAATGATATTATTGAGATGGATAAAATTGAACGCCGTAAAGTTCAGTTAGATAACCAGCCAATCACATTATCTGAATTTGTGAATGACTTAGAGAATTTAAGTGGGTTATTGGTACAGCCAAAAGGGCTTAAATTTGTCATGGACGTTGCGCCTGCATTACCCAAAACGGTTTTAACCGATGGGACTCGTTTACGGCAAGTCCTATGGAATTTAATTGGTAATGCAGTTAAGTTCACGCAGAAAGGTGAAGTGAAGCTTAGTATTTGGCAAGAAGCTGAAAATAAATTGTTTTTTAGAGTTCAGGATAGCGGCATAGGCATACCGAAAGATGAGTTAGATAAAATCTTTGCAATGTATTATCAAGTAACAGATTCTGCTGGTGGTAAACCCGCTACGGGGACGGGGATTGGGCTTTCTGTATCTCGTCGCTTAGCACAAAATATGGGAGGCGATATACAAGTTGAAAGTGAAATAGGCCAAGGTTCCACTTTTACTTTATCCATTACAGCGCCAGTTGTTGAAAATAATGTTATTGAACAGCAAGATCCTGAAGACGATTACCCATTGCCAGCATTGCATATTCTACTCGTAGAAGATATTGAACTGAATATTGTTGTTGCTTGTTCTGTATTAGAAAATTTAGGCAACACGGTCGACGTGGCAATGAATGGTAAAGATGCCCTCGAAATGTTTGCCCCTGGTGAATATGACTTAGTTTTATTGGATATTCAATTACCTGATATGACAGGCTTAGATATCTCAAGGCAACTAAAACAGCAGTATGATAAGCAAGACCTGCCACCATTAATTGCATTAACTGCAAATGTTCTCAAAGATAAGAAAGAATACTTTGATGCAGGTATGGATGGCGTATTGAGTAAACCATTATCAGTTCCTGCATTGACCCAAGTTATTGAGCAATTTTGGGGTGAGCAATCTGTTCAACCTGAAGAAGCATCGAATGACCGTGAGGCTTCAAGTGTTGATGAGTCAATATTAGATTGCGATATGCTAGAGCAGTATATTGAATTAGTTGGCCCTAAGCTTATTTATGATGGGCTAGATGTCTTTGAAAAAATGCTTCCAGGCTACTTAGCTATTCTTGACTCGAACATGGTGGCTAAAGACCAAAAAGGCATTGTTGAGGAAGCCCACAAAATCAAAGGAGCGGCAGGTTCTGTTGGCTTAAAGAACTTACAGAAAATAGCACAACAGATTCAATCTCCTGAATTACCAGCATGGTGGGACAATGTACAGGAATGGGTGGATGAACTAAAACAAGATTGGAAAGCAGATATAGAAACTTTGAGAAACTGGGTTGATGAACGTACAAAAAAATAA
- the elbB gene encoding isoprenoid biosynthesis glyoxalase ElbB has translation MKSIAVILSGCGVFDGSEIHESVLTMLALSQNNAEIHFFAPDELQPTVINHMTGESKSEKRNQMEESSRITRGKISPLSSADASTLDALIIPGGFGAAKNLCDFAVKGSECVINKELLSLVRQMHQQKKPLGLMCIAPVMLPKMLNTSVVLTIGNDSETIAQIEIMGGKHIECAVDDIVIDEVNRVVTTPAYMLAQSISEANTGINKLVKKVLEMA, from the coding sequence ATGAAATCAATTGCGGTTATTTTAAGTGGCTGTGGTGTTTTTGATGGAAGTGAGATCCATGAGTCAGTGCTAACTATGTTAGCTTTGAGTCAAAATAATGCTGAAATTCACTTTTTTGCACCTGATGAGCTACAACCTACTGTTATTAATCATATGACTGGGGAGTCTAAATCAGAAAAACGCAATCAAATGGAAGAATCTTCACGTATTACACGTGGGAAAATATCGCCTTTGTCATCAGCTGATGCTTCAACGCTAGATGCCCTCATAATTCCTGGTGGTTTTGGTGCCGCAAAAAATTTATGTGATTTTGCAGTTAAAGGAAGTGAGTGTGTAATTAATAAAGAACTATTAAGTTTAGTACGCCAAATGCACCAACAGAAAAAGCCGCTAGGGCTGATGTGTATTGCTCCTGTGATGCTTCCTAAAATGTTAAATACATCAGTAGTACTAACTATTGGTAATGATAGTGAAACGATTGCTCAAATAGAAATTATGGGAGGAAAGCATATTGAATGTGCTGTTGATGACATTGTAATTGATGAAGTTAACCGAGTTGTTACAACACCTGCTTATATGCTGGCTCAATCAATTTCTGAAGCAAATACGGGCATTAATAAGCTTGTTAAGAAAGTATTGGAAATGGCGTGA
- the diaA gene encoding DnaA initiator-associating protein DiaA, with the protein MLDRIKVCFTESIQTQIAAAEALPDAISRAAMMMVQSLLNGNKILCCGNGASAATAQRFAASMIHRFETERPSLPALALNTDNAVLTAISGSKQPSEIYAKQVRALGQHGDVLMAISTHGNSSDIIKAVEAAVTRDMTIVALTGYDGGELAGLLGPQDVEIRIPSQRSVRIQEVHLLTVNCLCDLIDNTLFPHQDD; encoded by the coding sequence GTGCTAGACCGAATAAAAGTTTGCTTTACTGAAAGCATCCAAACTCAAATAGCAGCCGCTGAAGCGCTGCCTGATGCCATTTCAAGAGCCGCGATGATGATGGTTCAGTCTTTACTCAATGGCAACAAAATTTTATGTTGTGGTAATGGCGCTTCCGCTGCTACCGCACAACGTTTTGCTGCGAGTATGATCCATCGCTTTGAAACCGAGCGCCCTAGCTTACCCGCTTTAGCACTTAATACCGATAATGCCGTGTTAACTGCCATTTCGGGTAGTAAGCAACCTTCTGAAATTTATGCGAAACAAGTTAGAGCATTAGGCCAGCATGGCGATGTTTTGATGGCAATTTCAACCCATGGTAATAGCAGTGATATTATTAAAGCTGTTGAAGCTGCAGTCACTAGAGACATGACAATTGTCGCCTTAACAGGCTATGACGGAGGGGAACTCGCGGGTTTACTTGGCCCCCAAGATGTTGAAATTCGTATTCCATCCCAACGAAGTGTTCGAATTCAAGAAGTTCATCTTCTTACTGTAAATTGTCTGTGTGACCTCATAGATAATACTCTTTTCCCACATCAGGACGATTAA